A genomic segment from Thamnophis elegans isolate rThaEle1 chromosome 3, rThaEle1.pri, whole genome shotgun sequence encodes:
- the TENT5C gene encoding terminal nucleotidyltransferase 5C, with translation MADKRPKAGSASCSVLSWEQVSRLHEILSEVVPIHGRGNFPTLKITLKKIIQTVRSRLEEASILVHDIRLNGSAAGHVLVKDNGLGCKDLDLVFQVSLPSEIEFQLVKEVVLQSLLNFLPEGVNKLKITPMTLKEVYIEKLVKVSTENDRWSLISLSNRHGRNVELKFVDRIRRQFEFSVDSFQIILDSLLFYYECSANPMSKHFHPTVIGESMYGDFEAAFLHLKNRLITTKNPEEIRGGGLLKYSNLLVRDFKPMDKEEIKTLERYMCSRFFIDFPSILEQQRKLETYLQNHFAEEDRSKYDYLMTLRKVVNESTVCLMGHERRQTLNLISLLALRVLAEQNIIPNVTNVTCYYQPAPYVSDVNFSSYYVADIYGQVCPTWLPCN, from the coding sequence ATGGCAGACAAGAGACCAAAGGCTGGCTCCGCATCTTGCAGTGTACTAAGTTGGGAACAGGTCAGTCGCTTGCATGAGATCCTGTCAGAAGTGGTGCCAATTCATGGACGGGGCAATTTTCCAACTCTGAAGATAACTTTGAAGAAGATCATACAAACTGTTCGGAGCAGGCTGGAAGAAGCAAGTATTCTAGTGCACGACATTCGACTGAATGGCTCAGCAGCTGGTCATGTCTTGGTTAAAGATAATGGACTGGGTTGTAAAGATCTAGATCTTGTTTTCCAGGTGTCCCTCCCAAGTGAGATTGAGTTCCAGTTGGTCAAAGAAGTGGTGCTGCAATCCCTTTTAAATTTTTTGCCGGAAGGTGTGAACAAACTCAAGATTACTCCCATGACTCTTAAGGAAGTATATATTGAAAAGTTGGTGAAGGTATCCACTGAAAATGACCGATGGAGCTTAATATCTCTCTCCAACAGGCACGGCAGAAATGTAGAGCTCAAGTTTGTGGATCGTATACGGCGGCAATTTGAGTTCAGTGTGGATTCTTTTCAAATAATATTAGACTCCCTGCTTTTTTATTACGAGTGCTCAGCAAATCCAATGTCGAAGCACTTCCATCCAACTGTCATTGGGGAAAGTATGTATGGTGATTTTGAGGCAGCCTTTCTTCATCTTAAGAACAGACTGATAACGACCAAGAACCCTGAGGAAATTAGGGGAGGTGGGCTCCTGAAATACAGCAACCTTCTTGTGAGGGACTTCAAGCCCATGGACAAAGAGGAAATCAAAACCTTAGAGCGCTACATGTGCTCTAGGTTCTTCATAGACTTCCCAAGTATTCTGGAACAGCAGCGCAAATTGGAAACCTATCTGCAGAATCACTTTGCGGAAGAGGACAGAAGCAAATACGACTACCTAATGACCTTGCGGAAAGTGGTGAATGAGAGCACTGTATGCCTCATGGGACATGAACGTAGACAGACCCTGAACTTGATCTCCCTTTTGGCTCTCAGAGTTCTTGCGGAGCAAAACATCATCCCTAATGTTACTAACGTCACTTGCTATTACCAGCCAGCACCCTATGTTAGCGATGTAAATTTCAGCAGCTACTATGTTGCAGATATCTATGGCCAGGTGTGTCCCACCTGGCTGCCCTGCAATTGA